Proteins co-encoded in one Hyla sarda isolate aHylSar1 chromosome 4, aHylSar1.hap1, whole genome shotgun sequence genomic window:
- the LOC130367753 gene encoding uncharacterized protein LOC130367753 isoform X2 has protein sequence MLLLLLLVLPLSQGGELKKPALNEEFNVVVYGTLQLGQALGDTYSSTTDKLQRIMGRQGKLEKKLEMLQAEVSRTRQGTRRIGEEIERLQREELETRSLAHKAAEDVRDAQTEYAELQRRVQDLEKGVRAQQQHHPNLKERVEQQSLILQVITSESSRQKRQMAEQRKRLLTILKQASAIGER, from the exons ATGCTGCTCTTGCTCCTCTTGGTGCTGCCACTCTCTCAGGGAGGGGAGCTGAAAAAGCCGGCGCTGAACGAAGAGTTCAACGTGGTGGTGTACGGGACACTGCAACTGGGGCAGGCCCTGGGGGACACTTACAGTTCTACCACTGACAAACTGCAGAGGATCATGGGTAGGCAGGGCAAGTTGGAGAAGAAGCTGGAGATGCTGCAGGCGGAGGTTTCCCGGACAAGGCAAGGGACGAGACGGATTGGCGAGGAGATCGAGAGGCTCCAG AGAGAAGAGCTGGAGACCAGATCTCTCGCCCACAAGGCGGCAGAGGATGTGCGGGACGCCCAGACGGAGTACGCAGAGCTCCAGAGAAGGGTGCAGGATCTGGAGAAAGGGGTGCGAGCTCAGCAGCAACATCATCCTAATCTAAAG GAGCGGGTAGAACAGCAGAGTCTAATTCTCCAAGTCATCACTTCAGAATCGTCGCGGCAGAAGAGGCAGATGGCGGAGCAGAGGAAAAGACTTCTTACCATCCTCAAACAG
- the LOC130367753 gene encoding uncharacterized protein LOC130367753 isoform X1 yields MLKDFATPGPAVICSPSYTIQHLLAHSHLPGPFNRLGCCTVLLTLPPTNPRAAMLLLLLLVLPLSQGGELKKPALNEEFNVVVYGTLQLGQALGDTYSSTTDKLQRIMGRQGKLEKKLEMLQAEVSRTRQGTRRIGEEIERLQREELETRSLAHKAAEDVRDAQTEYAELQRRVQDLEKGVRAQQQHHPNLKERVEQQSLILQVITSESSRQKRQMAEQRKRLLTILKQASAIGER; encoded by the exons ATGCTCAAGGACTTTGCAACACCAG GACCTGCTGTAATCTGCAGCCCATCTTACACAATCCAGCACCTCCTCGCTCACTCCCACCTCCCGGGTCCCTTTAATCGGCTTGGGTGCTGTACCGTCCTCCTCACTCTGCCACCAACCAATCCTCGGGCTGCCATGCTGCTCTTGCTCCTCTTGGTGCTGCCACTCTCTCAGGGAGGGGAGCTGAAAAAGCCGGCGCTGAACGAAGAGTTCAACGTGGTGGTGTACGGGACACTGCAACTGGGGCAGGCCCTGGGGGACACTTACAGTTCTACCACTGACAAACTGCAGAGGATCATGGGTAGGCAGGGCAAGTTGGAGAAGAAGCTGGAGATGCTGCAGGCGGAGGTTTCCCGGACAAGGCAAGGGACGAGACGGATTGGCGAGGAGATCGAGAGGCTCCAG AGAGAAGAGCTGGAGACCAGATCTCTCGCCCACAAGGCGGCAGAGGATGTGCGGGACGCCCAGACGGAGTACGCAGAGCTCCAGAGAAGGGTGCAGGATCTGGAGAAAGGGGTGCGAGCTCAGCAGCAACATCATCCTAATCTAAAG GAGCGGGTAGAACAGCAGAGTCTAATTCTCCAAGTCATCACTTCAGAATCGTCGCGGCAGAAGAGGCAGATGGCGGAGCAGAGGAAAAGACTTCTTACCATCCTCAAACAG